TTGAGTATCTACTTCTTTGTTCACAGATTCTTGCGTGGAAGTGATCTCGAAGAGATGATTCATCGCTTCTCCAACCGAGTCCACATTTCTGATAATGCTATGCAGAATATCAACGGAAGAACGGATCCCTTTGGCTCCTTCGTCCAATTCGGAGTTGTTCTTATTGATCATTTCCCCAATGGATTTGATAGAAGATGCAGTCTTTACGGATAGTTTTGAGATCTCTTCTGCAACGACTGCGAATCCTTTTCCTGCCTCTCCTGCTCTTGCCGCTTCGATCGCAGCATTCAATGCAAGTAGCTGGGTCTGGTCGGAGATATCGTTGATGATCCCGATGATGGATTTCATTTCTCCGGAGGATTTGAGAATATTTTCAATCATATTGCTCATTCCTGTCAGAGAGACTTCTCCCTTTTTGGCCTCTGCGGAAATGGATTTTGCTACGCCTAAGGTGTTTTGGATCTCGGCGCCGATATGTCGGACTCCGGAGGAAAGCTCTTTTACTTTACTATGAAATTCTAATATATTCGAGTACTGCTTGTCCGTGGTCGCAGAGATACTTTCCATACCCGCGGACATTTCCTCTACAGTGGCCGACATTTGTTCGGAAGATGCAGCAGTGGATTGTGCTCCTGTTGCAAAGCTTTGGGAAGAAACTGTCAACTCCTCCGCAGAAGATGCCAATTCTAAGGCGATACGTTGGATATCTTTTAGGGAGGCTCTTAGGCTTCCTATGAAAGTATTCAAGTCGGCGCTCATAGTTCCGATCTCGTCGTTGTAAACTACTTGGACGTCCGAAGTAAGATCTCCTTGGGACATGGTTTGGAACAGCTTGCTTGCATTTTCCAAAGGATCTAATCTCTTCTTTAAAAGAACATAAAGTAAGAAACTGGAGATCCCAACTGTCACTAAGCCTGCAAATGCTATGAAGAGCAAAAGTTCAGTAAGTATTTCTCTGACCTCTGACTTGGGTTGGATTGCGACCACTACGATCCTCCATTCATCCAAGCGAGCAACCGATGAGAATCTGTCGGCTCCTCTAAATGTGAATTCTAAGACCTCTCCAGTCTTCATGGATAACATGCGCTGGCCGTACGGTTCTTTCATCACATCCAGGTTGAGTATCATTTCCTTTTTAGGATGAACGAAAACCAATCCCTTATCACTCATGATGGAAACGTAACCTTGTTCTCCTACTCGGATCTTCTTGATGATCTTTTCAGAAACAACATCATACGAAAGAGCGATATTTAATACACCGATGATCCTCCCGTTGTCCTTGATAGGAACCGAGACCACCGCAACAGGAAGTCCGGTGATCGGGGATTTTTGAGGAGGTCCTAAATAATGTTTTCCTTGTAAGGCGGCTTCTTGGTTCTCCTTGAGCTCGGTGCCTTGAGTTTTATATCCAACTGATTTTCCACCCAAGCTGTCCGCGAGGATTTGCACAGGACCGCCATCTAGTGCGAACACGAAAACGTTCTCGTATACTCCGTAACGTTCATGAACTTCTTTCAAGAGATCACCCGCCAAAGGCTTACGGGTTAGAACAGTTTGGATCACTCTGGAATCTGCAGCCAATGTTTTGGCAACATTGACATGGGAATTTAGAAATCCGTCGAATTCTTGAGCAACCACCGTAGTGATATTCTGCATCTGATCCATATATATCTGAGTTATCTTTCTTTGCCCGATATAATACGCAGCTCCGGAGATTAACGTGGTAAGTATAACTAGTATTGTGATCCCAGCGCCGAGAAGAATGAATTTTAAACTGCTTTTCTGCATACGGTTTTAATAAGGTCCCTATCGGTTCTTGTGAGGTCCGATGATTGCGTCAGGAGAAATAGTCTCTTTTGTAAGAAATTTTTTAAAAACGAAAAGGATACAAGAATCCCCTCTTGGATCGAGTGGCACATTGTAACGTGGTAAAAGCTAGGAGTCAAGAATCTTTACGTTTCGGTCTAATTCGGCTCTTTTCGATCTTTTGAAAAAAGCTATTGTCTTATTGGAAGTATTACCTTTAGGAATTCCTACTTCCCTATAGAAAGAAACTTCCAAAGATAAGGTTCTTGGTTGCGTTTTGGATGAGGGAAGAGAACCTGGAAAACGAATTGGAACCTGTCCATTATTCGGTGCTTTACAGGGAGATCGTTTCCTTCTTCCAGTCTGTTTTTGAGAAAGACCGAGAAATCCTTTTTTTAGACGGTACTGCTGGAGAAGGCGGACATAGTTTACTTCTCTTACAGGCCTTCCCCAAATCCAAATTAATACTATTAGATCGGGACTCCGTTATGCTATCGCGAGCCCAGGCAAGACTTTCCGATTTCAAGGATAGAATATTTCCGATCGAAGCCAATTTCTCCGAAGTGGATCCGGAGTTTTTAAAGGAACATGGGATCTCAGGATCTCCCGATGGAATTCTTTTGGATCTGGGGATTTCCACATTTCATTTACTGCATGCGGGAAGGGGATTTAGCTTTAGAGAGAATGAACCTTTGGATATGAGATTGTCATCCTCGGGAGGAATCTCCGCAGAAGATGTGATCAACACATATCCTGAAAAAGCTTTGAGCAAGATCTTTTATGAATATGGCGAGGAACGTTGGACCAAGAAGATCGTAGAAGCGATCTTGGAGAGAAGGAGACATTCTCATATAGGTTACTCCGGAGATTTGGCTCAACTCGTTTCAAGAGTGATTCCTAGAAAGTTTTGGCCTCCAGGAAAACATCCAGCCACTCGGGTCTTTCAGGCGCTGCGGATCGAAGTGAACCAGGAACTTCTACATATCGAAGTAGGTGTGAAGAAGTTGTTAGAAGTTCTCGCGCCCGGCGGGCTTATGCAAGTGATCTCCTTCCATTCTTTAGAAGATAGGATCACTAAGAATTTGTTTCGGGACTTTGCAAGGAATGGGGCCGCCAAGCTTCTGACCAAGAAGCCTGTGATTCCGGGAGATGAAGAAACTAAGGAAAATCCGGCATCCCGATCTGCAAAATTACGTGTCATACATAAGGCAGTTCCCACCGATATTGATATGGAGGAAGACGAGGAAGAAGAATGAGCCGCATCTCCGATTTTCTATCCAACAGAGTTTGGTCCGATCTGGGATTCTTATCTAGGGTTTTTATCTGGATCCTTCTTCCATTTTCCATTGTGCTATTATTCATTTGGCAAAACGTTCAGGTCGCAAGATTGAACCGAGAGATCGCGATCGCTTCTCAAGAAAAAGAAAAGTTATTAAAGAAGAATGACGACTTGAAGATCGGAATGGCTACCTATACTTCCGCAAGAAGGATAGAGGCCTTGTATAGAAAGACATATCATTATTTACCGATCACCGTAGGAGATCGAATTATTACGGTCACTCTTCCTCCCGAAAGAAACGAGGCTGAACTTGAAAATTTCAGAAGTCCTTGATCTTTTTCCGGAGATCAAACTAGAGGATCCCAAACCAAATACGGAGGAAGAAATTTCCTTCGTACGCACTGACTCCAGAAAGCTGAATGCTTCGGACCTTTTTTGCGTTCCATTATCTCTCGGCGAGAAAGGGATAGAATACGCGAAGAATTCGTCCTCCCGTTTTGTTCTGATCTCAAATACATTCGAGATTTCTAAATTAGAAAATAAAGTTTTATTGAAGTCGTCTGTCGATCCGGAAAGTCTCGCGGGGCCGATCGCCTCCAGGATCTTAGGCGACCCTTCTTCTAAGATGAAAGTGATCGGAGTTACCGGAACGAACGGAAAAACCTCTCTCACTCATATTCTTGCGTTTCTTGGAGAATCTCAAGGAAAGTCCTGCGGGATTATAGGAACCACAGGAGTGAAGTTTAAAGGTAGAGTAGTCGACACAGGTTACACGACTCCAGATCCAGCAAGCTTACAGGAAATCTTGCTAGAGATGTCCAAGGACGGAGTAGAATACGTATTTATAGAAACTAGTTCTCACGGATTAAAATTAGGACGCACCAACGGGATCCGATTCAAGGCTGGGATCTTCTCCAATCTTACCCAAGATCATTTGGATTTTCATCCAAGCATGCAGGATTATTTAGAGAGTAAGGCACTTCTATTCTCTTCCTTAAGTTCGTACGAGAACACATTCGGAGTCTTTGATTCTGAGGCGCCTGGAGGCAAAGACTTCGCTTCTATTCTTCCAAAGATTGCACCTAATCTTCCTGTGTTCGCGTTAGGTAGCGGAGAAGGGGAGATCTCCGTTCAAGATCCGAATTTCTCTTTGGAAAGGACGGTATACAATATCGATCTTCCTTCTACTTGGAAAGGAAATACGGAAGTAGTTACGAATCTATTAGGAGGTTTTAATATTCGAAATACCGCCTTAGCTTTTGTGACCTCTCTTGCTCTCGGATGGGAAAAGGAGAAGTTACTTTCTTCTCTGAAGAGCATTCCTCAGATCCCAGGTAGATTTCAAATTTATTATAGTCCGGACAAGACACGAATGGCAGTGGTGGATTATGCTCATACTCCGGACGCACTCGAAAATATTTTAAGAAGTATCCGAGAGTCGAGACCTAAGGAGCTCATCGCTCTCTTCGGTTGTGGAGGAGATAGGGACAGGACCAAGCGTCCTAAGATGGGAAAGATCGCCCAAGATCTCGCGGATAAGGTCATCCTTACTTCCGATAATCCCAGAACGGAAAGTCCCGAATCCATCTTGGATGATATACAAGAAGGTTTTACTGGAGGGTATCTTCCTTTCTTAAGGGAGGCAGACAGAGCAGCCGCAATTCGCTTCGGGATCTCGGCTTTGGCAGAAGGAGCCTGTCTTCTTGTTGCAGGAAAGGGACACGAGGACTACCAGATCATCGGGAAAGAAAAAAGACATTTTGATGATGGGGAAGAGATCCGTAAGGCTTTCGATTCAGAGCAAAAGTAAGTTCCCTGTCAAAAAATTTGCCTAGGTTCCCGGCAACTCGTCGATAGAAAAAGAGAAAGCAGTTCGATCCGTTTTTTACGTTTACGAGAACCGACGCCGATCGATCCTGTCTTCATCCAATCCCTATGTTCTATTTTATCTACGAACAATTTTCCCAAGATCTAGATTCCTTAAGAATTTTCAGCTATGTTACGGTTCGCGCTTTAATGGCGGGACTGACTTCTATGTTCCTCACCTTTTGGTTTGGGGGAAGGGTAATCCATTTCTTGCATGGATTAAAGTTCAGAGAGAGTGTAAGGGATGATGGACCAAAGTCCCACAGCGCTAAATCCGGAACTCCCACTATGGGCGGATTGATGATAGTAGGAGCCTTGGTTCTTTCGGTTTGTCTTTGGGGAAATCTAAGAAACCTGAACACACTACTTCTGTTAGTCTGCGCTATTTCTTTTTCTACACTTGGCTTCGTGGATGATTACATGAAGTCGGTAAAGAAGATCAAAGGAGGAATGAGAGCTAGAACTAAGTTCTTAGTCTCCGTAGTTCTTGCTACTGTCTTTTGCGGAGTGTTCTTATTCTATACCGGAGAGGCTCCAAAGGGTTCCTCTGGAAAAATATTATTCCATCTTACGGATCTGTTCCTGCCGTTCGTAAAGGGGCCTGTATTAGCATTGGGTCTTTTCGCAATTCCATTTTCGATTTTAGTAATATTAGGATCTTCTCATGGAGTGAACCTGACAGACGGTTTAGATGGTTTGGCCGGTGGAACTGCAGGAATCGTAGTTGCTACTCTTGCTCTCATCGCATACGTTTCCGGAACTCCGGTTGCTGCGAATTATCTAAATATTCCTTATTTGCCTCATGCTCATGAATACAGTGTATTCTTGGCAGCTCTTACCGGAGCATTGATCGGCTTTCTTTGGTTTAATAGTCATCCTGCTCAGATCTTTATGGGAGACACTGGCTCTCTTTTTCTAGGTGCTACCATCGGTCTGACTTGCGTGATGTTGAAGAAGGAGATACTTCTCGTAATCTTGGGCGGTATCTTTGTGGCAGAATCTTTGTCTGTGATCTTACAGGTTGGTTCTTTCAAGCTCACTCAAAAGAGGATCTTTAAGATGGCACCTCTCCACCATCATTTTGAGTTGGCCGGAGTTCCGGAGACAAAGGTAGTGATCCGATTCTGGATCGCGGCAATCATTCTTGCTATCATCTCCTTATCCAGTTTGAAAATACAATGAGAGGCATCGGGAGAAAATTCAAAGAATTTTGGGAGTCTCCCGATTCTCCTTTCGATCTCTTCTTAATCGTTTCGGTTTTCTTTCTTCTTCTCTTCGGGATCGGAGTTATGTATTCCAGTTCCTCCATTACTGCCTGGAGGGACTTTCAAGATTCTGAATATTTTCTAAAAAAGCAAGTCGCCTGGGCAGTGATAGGCCTTGTAGTGTTCCTATTCTTTGCAAATTTTCCTTACCAAAAGTTAGAAAGATTCGCTTTGGCGGGAATGATCACTAGCGTGCTTTTGTTGATCCTAGTTTTTATTCCTGGGATAGGTAGATCTGTAGGAACTTATTACGGAAGAAATTTCCATAGATGGATCGGGATTGGTCCGTACCAATTGCAACCTTCGGAAATTGCTAAACTTGCCGTAGTCATTTATCTTTCTTCGTTAATCGTAAAATTGAAATTGAAAGAGAATCGTGATCCTAAGAAATTTATACTTCCTGCAGTTCTTCTTCTTGCCGTTTTGGTTTTGATTTTAGCAGAGCCTGCTTTCGGGACCACCATGGAGATCTTATTCGTGGTGATCGCATTCGTATTCTTATTCGGTTTTCCGATTCGAAATCTATTATTAGTCGGACTCGTATCTCTTCCCTTAGCTTATGTATTGGTAAGCCAGGTAGGATATCGTAGAAAGAGAATGGAAGTCTGGTTGGATCCGTACAGATTTCGTTATGATGAGGGTCACCAGTTAGTGACTTCTTTTAGAGCATTCTTGGACGGTGGCTGGTTCGGGAATAAATTAGCCAGCGGATATGCACATAGGTATCTAACGTATAGTCATACAGACTTCGTGCTCGCTACTTATGTAGAAGACTTCGGTTTTATCGGGTTTTTGTTTTTCTTTCTCCTGGTCTTAACACTTTTAACGAGAACCTATGTATTATTGAAAAGGGTCCAGGATCCATTCGGTTTCTATCTAGGAGCAGGATTGCTCTTTATATTAGGTACCCAGTTCATTATTAATAGTTATGTGGTAACCGGTCTTCTCCCTATCACCGGGATCAGTCTACCTTTTATGAGCTATGGAGGATCTTCTCTACTAGTTGTCTTGGCCTCTTTCGGAATTCTTGTCAATATAACTAGACGTGAAAACCTAGGCGTATGAGATCCGTTTTAATTGCAGCAGGAGGAACCGGTGGACATATATCTCCAGGGGTGGCTCTTGCGGAAAGTCTCGTAGAAAATAAAGAGGCTTTCGGAATCCAAAAAGTTTACCTTCATTCACTGATTCGTAATAAAGATAATCCGGATCTAAAGCAGGCTCCTTGCGAAGTGGTCTGGCATAATACTCCTTCTCTTTCCGGAAATATTCTCTTATTGCCTTTTCGATATGTGTTCCAATTGATCCGCTCTTGGATTACATTCAGTAAACTAGAAGTGGATGCTATAATCGGAATGGGCGGATATTCCAGCGTGCCTGCACTTCTATACGCTGTCCTCTTCGGAAAGAAGCTCTATCTTTGCGAACAGAATTGCATTCCCGGAAAAGTGAACCGTATCTTCTTTAGATTCGCAGACAAGGTATCTTTCAGTTTTCCTCCGAAAGATACAAAGCTTTCCTGCCAATGGGAGATTCTCGGAAATCCTCTTAGATCCAAGACTGTTCCTAAGCTCGCTCTCAAATTCAGCGAGAAGTGGGACCCTAAGAAGAAGAAACAATTTAACGTTTTAGTAATGGGTGGTTCCCAAGGTGCAAGACAGATCAATAATATTGTCGTAAGCCTGATGAAGCACGAAGTGATCCAAGAAAGATTCAGATTCAGAATGCTGACCGGGACTGCTCTGTACGACGAGGTTTCTAAAAAGACAAAGGCCGCAGATCTGATCTCTTATTCGGATAATATGGCTGAACATTATGAGTGGGCCAATTTGGTCGTGGCTCGTTCTGGTTCCGGTGTTCTGTCCGAATGTGCCGCATACGCTCTTCCTATGGTTTTAATCCCGTATCCGTTTGCAAAAGACGACCATCAGACTGCCAACGCAAAGTATATGGAAGCGAACGGAGCTGCCGCTCTTTTGGAACAAAGAGACGAAGACGAAAGCAAGCTATTCCGTATCTTGGATGAGTTTGCCGAAAATCCTGAACTATTAAATGAAATGTCCATTAAGTCTTTAGAATGCTCGCATGTGGAAGCTTCGCTGGAAACGGCTAGATTCTTTTTCGAGAGCAAAATTTGATGTCCGAAGCTTCTCTTGAAAGAGCATTAGGATTTTCTAAACCATTTTTTCTAGGGATCGGGGGATCCGGAATGTCTAGTCTGGCGCATATATTGTCGGACGCAGGCCTCTCTGTGACCGGATATGATGGCAAAAAAAGTCAGGTAACCGAGACATTAGAAAAGAAGGGAGTCCGAATCTTCTCTTCTTTATCTGAGATCCCGGACGAAGAGATTTATGACGCCGCAATTTATTCCTCCGCAATTCGTTTAGACTCTCATCCCATCGCCTCTCATTTTAAGAAGAAGGGGATCCGATTCTTTCATCGCTCCGAAGTTCTGCATTCTTGCTTTCAGCATCTGACTTGTATCGCGGTAGCAGGGTCTCACGGAAAGACTACTACCACTGCGATGACGGCTCATATACTCAATGATCTAGGATATTCTCCTTCTCTGATGGTAGGAGGAGATGTTGCATTTTTAGGAGGGATCGGAGGAAGATTCTCTCAGGGAAAATTCGGAGTATTCGAATCGGATGAATCAGACGGAACCTTTTTAAAACATAAGGCCGAGTTCAGGATCCTCACGAATATAGATGAGGACCATTTAGATTTTTATAAAACGAGAGAAAAGCTACTTAACGCTTTTGCGGAATTCATTACCAATACAAGCGGAAAGATCGTTTTAGATTTGGATAATATAGGCATCCAAGACTGTCTTTCTCAGATACAAGATAAGACTCGGATTGTAGGGTTTACCCAGGTTTCGGAAGAAGATTGGAATTCGCAAGGCATCAACGGTCGCCATGCGGATTTGGGCCTTGATCAGTTAGTATATTATAAAATAGTAAATAAATTCCTAATATTCAGGATTGGCAAAGAGGAATTTTCTTTTTCGTCCAGATTTCCGGGTAGGCATTATCTAACGAATTCCTTGGCGGCAGTTTTGGCCACTCAGTGTGTAGGAGTTCCTGCTGATCAGGCTGCCAGATCGGTTTCTCAATATGCAGGTGTGAAGAGAAGGTTAGAGTATATCGGAAGCAAGCATGG
Above is a window of Leptospira semungkisensis DNA encoding:
- a CDS encoding methyl-accepting chemotaxis protein, with the translated sequence MQKSSLKFILLGAGITILVILTTLISGAAYYIGQRKITQIYMDQMQNITTVVAQEFDGFLNSHVNVAKTLAADSRVIQTVLTRKPLAGDLLKEVHERYGVYENVFVFALDGGPVQILADSLGGKSVGYKTQGTELKENQEAALQGKHYLGPPQKSPITGLPVAVVSVPIKDNGRIIGVLNIALSYDVVSEKIIKKIRVGEQGYVSIMSDKGLVFVHPKKEMILNLDVMKEPYGQRMLSMKTGEVLEFTFRGADRFSSVARLDEWRIVVVAIQPKSEVREILTELLLFIAFAGLVTVGISSFLLYVLLKKRLDPLENASKLFQTMSQGDLTSDVQVVYNDEIGTMSADLNTFIGSLRASLKDIQRIALELASSAEELTVSSQSFATGAQSTAASSEQMSATVEEMSAGMESISATTDKQYSNILEFHSKVKELSSGVRHIGAEIQNTLGVAKSISAEAKKGEVSLTGMSNMIENILKSSGEMKSIIGIINDISDQTQLLALNAAIEAARAGEAGKGFAVVAEEISKLSVKTASSIKSIGEMINKNNSELDEGAKGIRSSVDILHSIIRNVDSVGEAMNHLFEITSTQESVNKEVDTQSDRVGTEAEAVKLATDEQKRAVNEIAQVITQINEHTLNTASGSEQMSSSAQNLATTAEILRNITEKFKI
- the rsmH gene encoding 16S rRNA (cytosine(1402)-N(4))-methyltransferase RsmH, whose protein sequence is MEPVHYSVLYREIVSFFQSVFEKDREILFLDGTAGEGGHSLLLLQAFPKSKLILLDRDSVMLSRAQARLSDFKDRIFPIEANFSEVDPEFLKEHGISGSPDGILLDLGISTFHLLHAGRGFSFRENEPLDMRLSSSGGISAEDVINTYPEKALSKIFYEYGEERWTKKIVEAILERRRHSHIGYSGDLAQLVSRVIPRKFWPPGKHPATRVFQALRIEVNQELLHIEVGVKKLLEVLAPGGLMQVISFHSLEDRITKNLFRDFARNGAAKLLTKKPVIPGDEETKENPASRSAKLRVIHKAVPTDIDMEEDEEEE
- a CDS encoding UDP-N-acetylmuramoyl-L-alanyl-D-glutamate--2,6-diaminopimelate ligase, with product MNLKISEVLDLFPEIKLEDPKPNTEEEISFVRTDSRKLNASDLFCVPLSLGEKGIEYAKNSSSRFVLISNTFEISKLENKVLLKSSVDPESLAGPIASRILGDPSSKMKVIGVTGTNGKTSLTHILAFLGESQGKSCGIIGTTGVKFKGRVVDTGYTTPDPASLQEILLEMSKDGVEYVFIETSSHGLKLGRTNGIRFKAGIFSNLTQDHLDFHPSMQDYLESKALLFSSLSSYENTFGVFDSEAPGGKDFASILPKIAPNLPVFALGSGEGEISVQDPNFSLERTVYNIDLPSTWKGNTEVVTNLLGGFNIRNTALAFVTSLALGWEKEKLLSSLKSIPQIPGRFQIYYSPDKTRMAVVDYAHTPDALENILRSIRESRPKELIALFGCGGDRDRTKRPKMGKIAQDLADKVILTSDNPRTESPESILDDIQEGFTGGYLPFLREADRAAAIRFGISALAEGACLLVAGKGHEDYQIIGKEKRHFDDGEEIRKAFDSEQK
- the mraY gene encoding phospho-N-acetylmuramoyl-pentapeptide-transferase, yielding MFYFIYEQFSQDLDSLRIFSYVTVRALMAGLTSMFLTFWFGGRVIHFLHGLKFRESVRDDGPKSHSAKSGTPTMGGLMIVGALVLSVCLWGNLRNLNTLLLLVCAISFSTLGFVDDYMKSVKKIKGGMRARTKFLVSVVLATVFCGVFLFYTGEAPKGSSGKILFHLTDLFLPFVKGPVLALGLFAIPFSILVILGSSHGVNLTDGLDGLAGGTAGIVVATLALIAYVSGTPVAANYLNIPYLPHAHEYSVFLAALTGALIGFLWFNSHPAQIFMGDTGSLFLGATIGLTCVMLKKEILLVILGGIFVAESLSVILQVGSFKLTQKRIFKMAPLHHHFELAGVPETKVVIRFWIAAIILAIISLSSLKIQ
- a CDS encoding FtsW/RodA/SpoVE family cell cycle protein gives rise to the protein MRGIGRKFKEFWESPDSPFDLFLIVSVFFLLLFGIGVMYSSSSITAWRDFQDSEYFLKKQVAWAVIGLVVFLFFANFPYQKLERFALAGMITSVLLLILVFIPGIGRSVGTYYGRNFHRWIGIGPYQLQPSEIAKLAVVIYLSSLIVKLKLKENRDPKKFILPAVLLLAVLVLILAEPAFGTTMEILFVVIAFVFLFGFPIRNLLLVGLVSLPLAYVLVSQVGYRRKRMEVWLDPYRFRYDEGHQLVTSFRAFLDGGWFGNKLASGYAHRYLTYSHTDFVLATYVEDFGFIGFLFFFLLVLTLLTRTYVLLKRVQDPFGFYLGAGLLFILGTQFIINSYVVTGLLPITGISLPFMSYGGSSLLVVLASFGILVNITRRENLGV
- a CDS encoding UDP-N-acetylglucosamine--N-acetylmuramyl-(pentapeptide) pyrophosphoryl-undecaprenol N-acetylglucosamine transferase, with the protein product MRSVLIAAGGTGGHISPGVALAESLVENKEAFGIQKVYLHSLIRNKDNPDLKQAPCEVVWHNTPSLSGNILLLPFRYVFQLIRSWITFSKLEVDAIIGMGGYSSVPALLYAVLFGKKLYLCEQNCIPGKVNRIFFRFADKVSFSFPPKDTKLSCQWEILGNPLRSKTVPKLALKFSEKWDPKKKKQFNVLVMGGSQGARQINNIVVSLMKHEVIQERFRFRMLTGTALYDEVSKKTKAADLISYSDNMAEHYEWANLVVARSGSGVLSECAAYALPMVLIPYPFAKDDHQTANAKYMEANGAAALLEQRDEDESKLFRILDEFAENPELLNEMSIKSLECSHVEASLETARFFFESKI
- the murC gene encoding UDP-N-acetylmuramate--L-alanine ligase, with the translated sequence MSEASLERALGFSKPFFLGIGGSGMSSLAHILSDAGLSVTGYDGKKSQVTETLEKKGVRIFSSLSEIPDEEIYDAAIYSSAIRLDSHPIASHFKKKGIRFFHRSEVLHSCFQHLTCIAVAGSHGKTTTTAMTAHILNDLGYSPSLMVGGDVAFLGGIGGRFSQGKFGVFESDESDGTFLKHKAEFRILTNIDEDHLDFYKTREKLLNAFAEFITNTSGKIVLDLDNIGIQDCLSQIQDKTRIVGFTQVSEEDWNSQGINGRHADLGLDQLVYYKIVNKFLIFRIGKEEFSFSSRFPGRHYLTNSLAAVLATQCVGVPADQAARSVSQYAGVKRRLEYIGSKHGVEIYDDYGHHPTEVKAVLSSVRELSQGSGKAVILFQPHRYTRTQNLYKDFAESLDLGETVLLLPIYSAGEDPISGVSSELIANEMKKKPNLLSGNLKSDIPILKKILSPGDVFVSLGAGNVRDWGLEFLNS